The following proteins are co-located in the Paraburkholderia phytofirmans PsJN genome:
- a CDS encoding penicillin-binding protein 1A, translating into MPIIKRPHSSNSPSGEDRDSYQRTPGRNAASRDAEAGRRSLGTTLVIWFASLLATIAVVGALIVGYALVVMGPQLPSLDALTDYRPKVPLRVYTADHVLIGEFGEERRSLVRFQDIPDQMKKAVLAIEDYRFYEHGGVDFIGILRAGVSDLSHGGASQGASTITMQVARNFFLSSEKTYTRKIYEMLLAYKIERALTKDQILELYMNQIYLGERAYGFAAAARVYFGKDLKDITLAESAMLAGLPKAPSAYNPVVNPKRAKIRQEYILRRMLELKYISQDQYDQAVKEEIHTKNPGNEYSVHAEYIAEMVRQMMYAQYKDETYTRGLNVTTTIDSADQDAAYRAVRKGVMDYERRHGYRGPEGFVQLPAPGDDRDQTIDDALTDHPDNGEIIAAVVTEAAPKQVKAQLVDGTQVTISGDGLRFAAGALSARATAATKIKVGSIVRLIADDKGNWQITQLPQVEGALVSLTPQDGAIRALVGGFDFNKNKFNHVTQAWRQPGSSFKPFIYSAALDKGLGPATIINDAPLYFPSSTPGGDAWEPKDDDQPDGPMPMRLALQKSKNLVSIRILSFIGTKYAQDFVTQRFGFDADKTPPYLPMALGAGLVTPLQSAGAYSVFANGGFRINPYLINEVTDARGQPLSKAQPLTAGRDAPRTLEPRNAYIMNSLLHSVATAGTGAGTNALHRTDLQGKTGTTNDAKDGWFAGYQQSLVAVAWMGYDQPKSLGSREFGAQLALPIWVEYMQRALRGVPQSEPAQPDGVTSVDGELFYTDMTPGNGFVASIGLDSANPTAGVSDAVGGVGPAGMTPPAVPPPSVSSNEKKQIMDLFESNKP; encoded by the coding sequence ATGCCAATCATCAAACGACCGCATTCATCCAATTCTCCGTCTGGTGAAGACCGGGATTCCTACCAACGCACGCCAGGACGCAATGCAGCTTCGCGCGATGCCGAGGCCGGCCGCCGTTCCCTTGGCACGACGCTCGTCATCTGGTTCGCCAGCCTGCTCGCGACCATCGCGGTGGTGGGCGCGCTGATCGTTGGCTATGCACTCGTGGTGATGGGGCCGCAACTGCCGTCGCTCGACGCGCTGACCGACTATCGTCCGAAGGTGCCGCTGCGGGTCTATACGGCGGACCACGTGCTGATCGGCGAATTCGGCGAGGAGCGGCGCTCGCTCGTGCGCTTCCAGGACATTCCCGATCAGATGAAGAAAGCGGTGCTCGCGATCGAAGACTATCGCTTCTACGAGCATGGCGGCGTCGACTTCATCGGCATTCTGCGGGCGGGTGTCTCCGACCTCTCGCACGGCGGCGCCTCGCAGGGCGCGAGCACGATCACCATGCAGGTGGCGCGCAACTTCTTCCTCTCCAGCGAGAAGACCTACACGCGCAAGATTTACGAAATGCTGCTCGCGTACAAGATCGAGCGCGCGCTGACCAAAGATCAGATTCTCGAGCTGTACATGAACCAGATCTATCTGGGCGAACGCGCTTATGGTTTTGCCGCGGCCGCGCGCGTGTACTTCGGTAAGGATCTGAAGGACATCACGCTGGCGGAATCGGCAATGCTGGCCGGCTTGCCGAAGGCGCCGTCCGCGTATAACCCGGTGGTCAATCCGAAGCGCGCGAAGATCCGTCAGGAGTACATTCTGCGGCGCATGCTCGAACTGAAATACATCAGCCAGGATCAGTACGATCAGGCTGTGAAGGAAGAGATTCACACCAAGAATCCGGGCAACGAATATAGCGTGCACGCCGAGTACATTGCCGAAATGGTCCGGCAGATGATGTACGCCCAATACAAGGACGAAACCTACACGCGCGGCCTGAACGTCACCACCACGATCGACTCCGCGGATCAGGACGCCGCTTATCGCGCGGTGCGCAAGGGCGTGATGGATTACGAGCGGCGCCATGGCTATCGCGGGCCTGAAGGTTTCGTGCAACTGCCCGCGCCGGGCGACGACCGCGACCAGACTATCGACGACGCGCTCACCGATCACCCGGACAACGGCGAGATCATCGCCGCCGTGGTGACGGAGGCGGCTCCGAAGCAGGTCAAGGCGCAACTCGTGGACGGAACGCAGGTGACGATCAGTGGCGACGGCCTGCGTTTTGCCGCCGGCGCATTGAGCGCGCGCGCCACGGCCGCCACGAAGATCAAGGTCGGCTCGATCGTGCGCCTCATCGCGGACGACAAGGGCAACTGGCAGATCACGCAACTGCCGCAAGTGGAAGGCGCGCTGGTGTCGCTCACGCCGCAGGACGGCGCGATTCGCGCGCTGGTGGGCGGCTTCGACTTCAACAAGAACAAGTTCAACCACGTCACGCAGGCGTGGCGTCAGCCGGGTTCGAGCTTCAAGCCGTTCATCTATTCGGCTGCGCTCGACAAGGGTCTCGGACCGGCCACGATCATCAACGACGCGCCGTTGTACTTCCCGTCGAGCACGCCGGGCGGCGATGCGTGGGAGCCGAAGGACGACGACCAGCCGGACGGTCCGATGCCTATGCGTCTCGCGTTGCAGAAGTCGAAGAACCTCGTGTCGATCCGCATTCTGTCGTTCATCGGCACCAAGTACGCGCAAGACTTCGTCACGCAGCGTTTCGGTTTCGACGCCGACAAGACCCCGCCATATCTGCCGATGGCGCTCGGTGCGGGCCTCGTCACGCCGTTGCAGTCGGCGGGTGCGTATTCGGTGTTCGCGAACGGCGGCTTCCGGATCAATCCGTATCTGATCAACGAGGTCACGGACGCGCGCGGCCAACCGCTCTCCAAGGCGCAGCCGCTGACGGCCGGGCGCGATGCGCCGCGCACGCTGGAACCGCGTAACGCCTACATCATGAACAGTCTGCTGCATTCGGTGGCCACGGCCGGCACGGGCGCGGGCACCAACGCGCTGCACCGTACCGACTTGCAGGGCAAGACTGGTACGACCAACGACGCGAAAGATGGCTGGTTCGCCGGTTATCAGCAGTCGCTGGTGGCGGTGGCGTGGATGGGCTACGACCAGCCGAAGAGCCTCGGCAGCCGCGAATTCGGCGCGCAACTGGCATTGCCGATCTGGGTGGAATACATGCAGCGCGCGCTGCGCGGGGTGCCGCAAAGCGAACCGGCGCAACCGGACGGCGTGACTTCCGTCGACGGTGAACTGTTCTATACGGATATGACGCCGGGCAATGGCTTCGTCGCCAGCATCGGTCTGGACTCGGCGAATCCGACCGCCGGCGTGAGCGATGCGGTCGGTGGCGTCGGCCCTGCGGGAATGACACCGCCGGCGGTGCCGCCGCCGAGTGTCTCGTCGAATGAGAAGAAGCAGATCATGGATCTGTTCGAATCGAACAAGCCGTGA
- a CDS encoding TetR/AcrR family transcriptional regulator yields MKRQRLTREQSKDQTRERLLDAAQAIFMKKGFVAASVEDIAAAAGYTRGAFYSNFGSKSELFLELLRRDHEVMQAGLQAIFANAASREEMEERVLRYYSNLHRENKCFLLWAEAKLLAVRDGRFRIRFNAFMHDKLEQLGVYIREFSARVGTPMLMPPETLAIGLMSLCDGLQFFYTVDPQNVPAERVEAVLAGFFARVVFGRDA; encoded by the coding sequence ATGAAACGGCAACGACTGACACGCGAGCAGAGCAAGGACCAGACGCGCGAGCGTCTGCTCGACGCTGCGCAAGCAATTTTTATGAAGAAAGGGTTTGTCGCAGCGAGTGTCGAAGACATCGCTGCGGCGGCGGGATATACGCGTGGCGCGTTCTATTCGAATTTCGGCAGCAAGAGCGAGTTGTTTCTCGAACTATTGCGGCGCGACCACGAGGTCATGCAGGCAGGGCTGCAGGCTATTTTCGCGAACGCGGCATCGCGTGAGGAAATGGAGGAGCGCGTGCTGCGCTATTACAGCAACCTGCATCGCGAGAATAAGTGCTTCTTGCTGTGGGCTGAGGCGAAGCTGCTCGCGGTGCGCGACGGCCGTTTCCGGATTCGCTTTAACGCGTTCATGCACGACAAGCTCGAGCAATTGGGCGTATACATTCGCGAGTTTTCGGCGCGGGTCGGCACGCCAATGCTGATGCCGCCGGAGACGCTGGCGATCGGCCTGATGAGCTTGTGCGACGGCTTGCAGTTCTTCTACACGGTCGACCCGCAGAACGTGCCGGCGGAGAGAGTTGAAGCGGTGCTGGCGGGATTTTTCGCGCGCGTGGTGTTCGGGCGCGATGCGTAA
- a CDS encoding LysR family transcriptional regulator, producing MNQLQSMRVFVKVADLGSFVGAAGALDLSTAVVTRHVADLEARLGTRLLNRTTRRLSLTESGTTYLERVRHILDDLEGVEQMVVARNHEPVGTLRIVAPVVFGLHSLAPVVQSYAARYPDVVPDVTLADRHVDLVEEGFDVGIFVARHMRSASIVTRRLTTGYMTVCATPAYLAQHGTPTRPEHLLSHPCLSRPSEQGGEERVFTGPDGEVRVRPTNAIVANNTEMLRQFALRGMGVAMLPSYLIGRDLASGRLVPLLREYRLPQIEVTIAYPSRLHLPAKVRTFIDHLVEYFQQPGQQTRDPRAVMPVRSGNGAAEVAAGMDDDLPVPELTADAARPLHKAARSRIAASSPF from the coding sequence ATGAACCAATTGCAGTCGATGCGTGTATTCGTCAAAGTGGCCGACCTCGGCAGTTTCGTCGGCGCGGCAGGCGCGCTGGATCTTTCCACGGCGGTCGTCACGCGCCACGTTGCCGACCTCGAAGCGCGCCTCGGCACGCGCCTGCTCAATCGCACCACGCGCCGGCTGTCGCTGACCGAGTCCGGCACGACCTATCTGGAGCGCGTGCGCCACATTCTCGACGACCTGGAAGGCGTGGAGCAGATGGTGGTGGCGCGCAATCACGAGCCGGTCGGCACCTTGCGCATCGTCGCGCCGGTGGTGTTCGGGCTGCACAGCCTTGCCCCGGTGGTGCAGTCTTATGCCGCGCGTTATCCGGATGTGGTGCCAGACGTCACGCTCGCGGATCGCCATGTCGATCTGGTGGAAGAGGGCTTCGACGTCGGCATTTTCGTGGCGCGGCACATGCGCAGCGCGAGCATCGTCACGCGACGGCTCACGACCGGCTACATGACGGTGTGCGCGACGCCCGCTTATCTGGCGCAGCACGGCACGCCCACGCGGCCCGAGCATCTGCTCTCGCATCCTTGTCTAAGCCGGCCGTCCGAGCAGGGCGGCGAGGAGCGCGTGTTCACCGGACCGGACGGCGAAGTCCGCGTGCGTCCGACGAATGCGATCGTCGCGAACAACACGGAGATGCTCAGGCAGTTTGCGCTGCGGGGCATGGGCGTGGCGATGCTGCCGAGCTATCTGATCGGCCGCGACCTCGCGTCCGGGCGGCTGGTGCCGCTGCTGCGCGAGTATCGTTTGCCGCAGATCGAAGTCACGATCGCCTATCCGAGCCGCCTGCATTTGCCGGCGAAGGTGCGCACGTTCATCGATCACCTCGTCGAGTATTTTCAGCAGCCGGGGCAGCAGACACGCGATCCGCGTGCTGTGATGCCGGTGCGTTCCGGGAACGGGGCGGCGGAGGTTGCAGCGGGCATGGACGACGACCTGCCCGTACCGGAATTGACGGCCGACGCAGCGCGTCCCTTGCACAAAGCCGCGCGCTCGCGGATCGCGGCTTCGTCGCCGTTTTGA
- a CDS encoding efflux transporter outer membrane subunit translates to MATFIFSRYSRGAALTGMACALAACSFGPSGEPPAMPQPAHYGAQAQPTQTVPAQGVTQQFVVGAKPVPEWWKLYRSDALNALVDEGLRNSPTLAATDKSLAAAREQLRAQIGSSMLPTVDLGGQATRNRALAIPEAGPNTFLYNIFVGQLQAHYTFDLFGAARLADAALAARVNVQAYQFDAARRALAANIVTAAITSAALHAQIETTERLVTIANDQARDTQRRYALGAVSHADQLSAQQSAASLSASLPGLKQQWLSTRHALAVLLGRTPDAAPDDLELAQLRVPEQVPVVVPSELLRARPDIQAADAALKAAAADVGVATAQMFPSLSLSASMGQGGFSWPVALSGAGAIWSIGASLSQPLFHGGALFAQRRAAVDTYDATVSQYKQTVLAAFQNVADTLAALEHDSQALDAANIAARSAQGIFDETSGRYRLGALPIASARSSEQQFRNAQLDEIRYTSARLTDTAALFQAMGNPPVGTAADSAAASTAASASASAIPAANAGISE, encoded by the coding sequence ATGGCCACTTTCATCTTCTCCCGATACTCGCGCGGCGCCGCCCTCACCGGCATGGCATGCGCGCTCGCCGCGTGTTCGTTCGGGCCGAGCGGCGAGCCGCCCGCGATGCCGCAACCGGCCCACTACGGAGCACAGGCGCAACCGACGCAAACCGTGCCAGCGCAAGGCGTCACCCAACAGTTCGTGGTCGGCGCGAAGCCGGTGCCGGAGTGGTGGAAGCTGTATCGGTCGGACGCGCTGAATGCGCTTGTCGATGAAGGCCTGCGCAACAGCCCGACGCTCGCCGCGACCGACAAGAGCCTCGCCGCCGCGCGTGAGCAGTTGCGCGCGCAGATCGGCAGTTCGATGCTGCCGACCGTCGACCTCGGCGGCCAGGCGACCCGCAATCGCGCGCTGGCGATCCCCGAGGCTGGACCGAACACGTTTCTCTACAACATCTTCGTCGGCCAATTGCAGGCGCACTATACGTTCGACCTGTTCGGTGCCGCGCGTCTGGCCGACGCCGCGCTCGCGGCGCGCGTCAACGTTCAGGCGTATCAGTTCGACGCCGCGCGCCGCGCGCTGGCCGCCAACATCGTGACGGCCGCGATCACGAGCGCCGCGCTTCATGCGCAGATCGAGACGACCGAACGGCTCGTGACGATCGCCAACGATCAGGCCCGCGACACACAGCGGCGCTATGCATTGGGTGCTGTTTCGCATGCGGATCAGTTGAGCGCGCAGCAAAGCGCGGCGAGTCTGTCGGCGAGTTTGCCGGGGCTGAAGCAGCAATGGCTGAGCACGCGGCACGCGTTGGCGGTGCTGCTGGGCCGCACGCCGGATGCGGCGCCGGATGATCTTGAACTCGCGCAGTTGCGTGTGCCTGAGCAGGTGCCCGTGGTGGTGCCGTCAGAGTTGCTGCGCGCGCGCCCGGACATCCAGGCCGCCGATGCCGCCTTGAAGGCCGCGGCGGCCGACGTCGGTGTCGCCACCGCGCAGATGTTCCCGAGTCTGTCATTGAGCGCGTCGATGGGCCAGGGCGGCTTTAGCTGGCCGGTGGCGCTCTCCGGCGCGGGCGCGATCTGGAGCATCGGTGCGTCGCTGTCGCAGCCGCTGTTTCATGGCGGCGCCCTGTTCGCGCAACGGCGTGCGGCGGTCGATACCTACGATGCCACGGTCTCGCAGTACAAACAGACGGTGTTGGCCGCGTTCCAGAATGTCGCCGATACGCTCGCCGCGCTCGAGCACGACTCGCAGGCGTTGGATGCCGCGAACATTGCGGCGCGTTCGGCGCAAGGGATCTTTGATGAGACCTCGGGGCGTTATCGATTGGGGGCGTTGCCCATCGCATCAGCACGTTCGAGCGAGCAGCAGTTTCGCAACGCGCAGCTCGATGAGATCCGCTATACGAGCGCGCGTTTGACGGACACGGCGGCGTTGTTTCAGGCGATGGGGAATCCGCCGGTGGGGACGGCGGCGGATTCCGCAGCCGCTTCGACTGCGGCTTCGGCTTCGGCATCCGCGATTCCTGCTGCAAACGCGGGCATCTCCGAATAG
- a CDS encoding efflux RND transporter permease subunit, with translation MSTPHEEGRFNLSAWALRHQALVVFLIALATAFGILAYTRLAQSEDPPFTFRVMVIRTFWPGATARQVQEQVTDRIGRKLQETPAIDFVRSYSRPGESLMFFSMKDSAPVKDVPETWYQVRKKVGDIAATLPQGIQGPFFNDEFGDVYTNIYTLEGDGFSPAQLHDYADQLRTVLLRVPGVAKVDYFGDPDQHIYIEIANTQLTRLGISPQQLGQAINSQNSVSQAGTLTTADDRVFVRPTGQFKDVNALADTLIRINNRSFRLGDIATIKRGYDDPVVTQMRAGGKAVLGIGVTMQPGGDVIRLGKALDQQMAQLRKALPAGLQLVEVSSMPDAVARSVDDFLEAVAEAVAIVLVVSLVSLGLRTGMVVVISIPVVLAVTALCMYLFDIGLHKVSLGTLVLALGLLVDDAIIAVEMMSVKLEQGWNRTRAAAYAYTSTAFPMLTGTLVTVSGFLPIALAKSSTGEYTRSIFEVSAIALIASWLAAVVLIPLLGYHLLPERKREAHEAHLPDDHEHDIYDTRFYRRLRGWIGWCIERRFVVLAITVALFALAMAGFTLVPQQFFPSSDRPELLVDVRLPEGASFEATLRQAQRLEKALVGRPEIDHTVDFVGTGAPRFYLPLDQQLPQPNFAQFVITAKSVKDREKLAQWLEPELRNNFPAIRTRLSRLENGPPVGYPVQFRVSGDDIATVRSIAERVAATLRADRGTRNVQFDWDEPAERSVRFEVDQKKARELGVSSDDISSFLAMTLSGYTVTQYRERDKLISVDLRAPKAERVDPAQLVTLAMPTPNGPVPLGTLGHLRNDLEYGVIWERDRQPTLTVQSDVAPGAQGIDVTHAVDKALGPIRAALPVGYRIEIGGSVEESGKGQTSINAQMPIMIIAVLTLLMIQLQSFARVLMVVLTAPLGLIGVVLTLLLFGQPFGFVAMLGVIAMFGIIMRNSVILVDQIEQDIASGHKRFDAIVGATVRRFRPITLTAAAAVLALIPLLRSNFFGPMATALMGGITSATILTLFYLPALYAVSFRVRADEREPQTSGPKHTGN, from the coding sequence ATGAGCACGCCGCACGAAGAAGGACGCTTCAACCTGTCCGCATGGGCGCTGCGCCACCAGGCGCTGGTGGTTTTCCTGATCGCGCTCGCGACCGCGTTCGGCATCCTCGCCTATACGCGGCTCGCGCAATCCGAAGATCCGCCGTTCACGTTCCGCGTGATGGTGATCCGCACCTTCTGGCCGGGCGCCACCGCGCGCCAGGTGCAGGAACAGGTGACGGACCGCATCGGCCGCAAATTGCAGGAGACGCCCGCCATCGATTTCGTGCGCAGCTACTCGCGCCCCGGTGAATCGCTGATGTTCTTCTCGATGAAGGACTCGGCACCGGTCAAGGACGTACCCGAGACCTGGTATCAGGTGCGCAAGAAAGTCGGCGATATCGCGGCGACGCTGCCGCAAGGCATTCAAGGCCCGTTCTTCAACGACGAGTTCGGCGACGTCTACACCAACATCTACACACTCGAAGGCGACGGCTTTTCTCCCGCGCAACTGCACGACTACGCGGACCAGTTGCGCACGGTGCTGCTGCGCGTGCCGGGCGTCGCCAAGGTGGACTATTTCGGCGATCCGGACCAGCACATTTACATCGAGATCGCCAATACGCAACTCACGCGCCTCGGCATCTCGCCGCAGCAACTCGGCCAGGCGATCAATTCGCAGAACAGCGTCTCGCAAGCCGGCACGCTGACCACGGCCGACGACCGCGTGTTCGTGCGCCCCACCGGCCAGTTCAAAGACGTCAACGCGCTCGCCGACACGCTGATCCGCATCAACAACCGCTCGTTTCGTCTTGGCGACATCGCCACGATCAAACGCGGCTACGACGACCCCGTTGTCACGCAGATGCGTGCCGGCGGCAAGGCCGTGCTCGGCATCGGCGTGACGATGCAGCCGGGTGGCGACGTGATCCGCCTCGGCAAGGCGCTCGATCAGCAGATGGCGCAGTTGCGAAAGGCGCTGCCCGCCGGCTTGCAACTGGTTGAAGTGTCGAGCATGCCGGACGCGGTCGCGCGTTCGGTCGACGACTTTCTCGAAGCCGTCGCCGAAGCGGTGGCGATCGTGCTGGTGGTCAGCCTGGTTTCGCTCGGCCTGCGCACCGGCATGGTGGTCGTGATTTCGATCCCGGTGGTGCTGGCCGTCACCGCGTTGTGCATGTATCTGTTCGACATCGGTCTGCACAAGGTGTCGCTCGGCACGCTTGTGCTCGCGCTCGGACTGCTCGTCGACGACGCGATCATCGCCGTCGAGATGATGTCGGTGAAGCTGGAACAAGGCTGGAACCGCACGCGCGCCGCGGCCTATGCGTACACCAGCACCGCTTTTCCGATGCTGACCGGCACGCTCGTTACAGTCTCCGGTTTTCTGCCGATCGCACTGGCCAAGTCGAGCACCGGCGAATACACGCGCTCGATTTTCGAAGTATCGGCGATCGCGCTGATCGCCTCGTGGCTCGCCGCGGTCGTGCTGATTCCGCTGCTCGGCTATCACCTGCTGCCCGAGCGCAAACGCGAGGCGCACGAAGCGCATCTGCCGGACGATCACGAGCACGACATCTACGACACGCGTTTCTACCGGCGCCTGCGCGGCTGGATAGGCTGGTGCATCGAGCGGCGCTTCGTCGTGCTGGCGATTACGGTCGCGCTGTTCGCGCTGGCCATGGCGGGTTTCACGCTGGTGCCGCAGCAGTTCTTCCCGAGTTCGGACCGTCCCGAGTTGCTGGTGGACGTGCGCCTGCCCGAAGGCGCGTCGTTCGAAGCCACGCTGCGCCAGGCCCAGCGGCTCGAAAAAGCGCTGGTGGGCCGCCCGGAAATCGATCATACGGTCGACTTCGTCGGCACTGGCGCGCCGCGTTTCTATCTGCCGCTCGATCAGCAATTGCCGCAGCCCAATTTCGCGCAGTTCGTGATCACGGCGAAGTCGGTGAAGGACCGCGAGAAGCTCGCGCAATGGCTCGAACCGGAATTGCGCAACAACTTTCCGGCAATTCGCACGCGCCTGTCGCGCCTCGAGAACGGGCCGCCCGTCGGTTATCCGGTGCAGTTCCGCGTGAGCGGCGACGATATCGCCACCGTGCGTTCGATCGCCGAGCGCGTCGCCGCGACCCTGCGCGCGGACCGCGGCACCCGCAACGTCCAGTTCGATTGGGACGAACCCGCCGAGCGCTCGGTGCGCTTCGAAGTCGATCAGAAGAAAGCGCGTGAACTGGGCGTCAGCTCCGACGACATTTCGAGCTTCCTCGCGATGACACTCTCCGGCTACACCGTCACCCAGTATCGCGAACGCGACAAACTGATCAGCGTCGATCTGCGCGCGCCTAAAGCGGAGCGCGTCGACCCCGCGCAACTGGTCACGCTGGCCATGCCCACGCCGAACGGTCCCGTGCCGCTCGGCACGCTGGGCCACTTGCGCAACGACCTCGAATACGGCGTGATCTGGGAACGCGACCGTCAGCCGACCCTTACCGTGCAGTCCGACGTTGCGCCGGGCGCGCAAGGCATCGACGTCACGCATGCGGTGGACAAGGCGCTCGGTCCGATTCGCGCGGCCCTGCCGGTCGGCTACCGGATCGAAATCGGCGGCTCGGTTGAGGAAAGCGGCAAAGGCCAGACCTCGATCAATGCGCAGATGCCGATCATGATCATCGCCGTACTCACGCTCCTGATGATCCAGCTGCAAAGTTTCGCGCGCGTGCTGATGGTCGTGCTGACCGCGCCGCTCGGGCTGATCGGCGTGGTGCTCACGCTGCTGCTGTTCGGCCAGCCGTTCGGCTTTGTCGCGATGCTCGGCGTGATCGCGATGTTCGGCATCATCATGCGCAACTCGGTGATTCTGGTCGATCAGATCGAACAGGACATTGCGTCGGGACATAAGCGTTTCGATGCGATCGTCGGCGCGACCGTGCGGCGCTTCCGGCCGATCACGCTGACCGCGGCCGCCGCCGTGCTCGCGCTGATTCCGCTCTTGCGCTCGAACTTCTTCGGCCCGATGGCGACCGCGCTGATGGGCGGCATTACGAGCGCCACGATCCTCACGCTGTTCTATCTGCCCGCGCTGTACGCCGTGTCGTTTCGCGTGCGTGCCGATGAACGCGAGCCGCAGACGTCCGGTCCGAAGCATACGGGGAATTGA
- a CDS encoding efflux RND transporter periplasmic adaptor subunit — protein MRPQSHPYRHRARLRRAAFVLVLAGVVTLAACSKKEAAAPEPRPVVAVAVHADGSATQAASLPGEVQARYSTPLSFRVGGKIVERRVRLGDVVKNGQIVARLDPADQQKNAASAQAQLAAAQHALVYAKQQLDRDQAQAKENLIAPAQLEQTTNAYASALAQRDQAAQQAALSKDQLQYTTLAADHAGVITAEQADTGQNVSAGQAVYNLAWSGDIDVVCDVPESALAALSVGQTANVTLAALPARKFTARVRELSPAADPQSRTYRAKLTLDNPGPDVRLGMTADIELAAPANASAGQHGSFTVPATALFHDGTQPAVWIVRAADNALELRRVTVTRYNERTVVIGQGLKDGERVVLQGVHTVTAGEKVRAIASLHPEDFAS, from the coding sequence ATGCGTCCGCAGTCCCATCCGTATCGTCATCGCGCGCGCTTGCGGCGCGCCGCATTCGTACTGGTTCTGGCCGGCGTCGTCACGCTGGCCGCGTGTTCGAAGAAGGAAGCCGCGGCGCCCGAGCCGCGTCCGGTGGTGGCCGTCGCCGTGCATGCGGACGGCAGCGCCACGCAGGCGGCTTCCTTGCCCGGCGAGGTGCAGGCGCGGTATTCGACGCCGCTGTCGTTTCGCGTCGGCGGCAAGATCGTCGAGCGGCGCGTTCGTCTCGGCGATGTGGTGAAAAACGGGCAGATCGTCGCCCGCCTCGATCCGGCCGATCAGCAGAAGAATGCCGCGAGCGCGCAGGCGCAACTCGCCGCCGCGCAGCACGCTCTCGTGTATGCGAAGCAGCAACTAGATCGCGATCAGGCACAGGCCAAAGAGAACCTGATCGCGCCCGCGCAACTCGAACAGACCACCAATGCGTACGCATCCGCGCTCGCGCAGCGCGATCAGGCCGCGCAGCAGGCGGCGCTGTCGAAAGACCAGTTGCAATACACCACGCTCGCCGCCGATCACGCCGGCGTGATCACCGCCGAACAGGCCGACACGGGCCAGAACGTCTCCGCGGGCCAGGCCGTCTACAACCTCGCGTGGAGCGGCGACATTGACGTGGTATGCGACGTGCCGGAAAGCGCGCTCGCCGCGCTCTCGGTCGGGCAAACCGCCAACGTCACGCTCGCCGCGTTGCCGGCGCGCAAATTTACGGCGCGCGTGCGCGAACTGTCGCCCGCCGCCGACCCGCAAAGCCGCACCTATCGCGCCAAACTCACGCTCGACAATCCCGGTCCGGACGTGCGCCTCGGCATGACCGCGGATATCGAACTCGCCGCGCCAGCTAACGCCTCGGCCGGTCAGCACGGCTCGTTCACTGTGCCCGCCACGGCCTTGTTCCATGACGGCACGCAGCCCGCCGTGTGGATCGTGCGCGCCGCGGATAACGCGCTGGAACTGCGCCGCGTAACGGTCACGCGTTACAACGAACGCACCGTGGTAATCGGTCAAGGTCTCAAGGACGGCGAACGCGTCGTGCTGCAAGGCGTGCATACGGTGACGGCCGGCGAAAAAGTCCGCGCGATCGCGTCGCTGCATCCCGAGGACTTCGCTTCATGA
- a CDS encoding lipid A biosynthesis lauroyl acyltransferase: MKSRILICLTTGLLRAFAFLPYSLVARIGTGIGALLYRIPSTRRRVVHTNLKLCFPDMNDEARERLARAHFCHVIRSYVERGPQWFGNAQALARLVEVESAIDLSDMEGKPTIFVGFHFVGIEAGCMMYSTRHPVASLYTPMSNLLLDAMAKRQRGRFGTEMIPRSDSVRRALRALRDGKPVMLAADMDFGLRDSVFVPFFGVPACTLTSVSRMARAANARVVPFVTEVLPDYRGYKLTIFDALSDFPSDDVTVDARRITEFLETQVRRIPDQYYWVHKRFKNRPAGEAGVY, encoded by the coding sequence GTGAAAAGTCGAATTCTGATCTGTCTGACGACAGGTCTGCTGCGCGCGTTTGCCTTTTTGCCGTATAGCCTTGTCGCGCGAATCGGCACCGGCATTGGCGCCTTGCTGTACCGAATTCCGAGCACGCGGCGGCGCGTCGTGCACACCAACCTGAAGCTATGTTTCCCGGATATGAACGACGAGGCGCGCGAGCGTCTGGCGCGCGCGCACTTTTGTCACGTGATCCGCAGCTATGTCGAGCGCGGGCCGCAATGGTTCGGCAATGCGCAGGCGCTGGCGCGACTCGTCGAAGTGGAAAGCGCCATCGATCTGTCCGACATGGAAGGGAAGCCGACGATTTTCGTGGGCTTTCATTTCGTCGGTATCGAGGCGGGCTGCATGATGTATTCGACGCGGCATCCGGTCGCTTCTCTCTATACGCCGATGTCCAATCTCCTGCTCGACGCGATGGCCAAGCGACAGCGCGGCCGCTTCGGCACGGAGATGATTCCGCGCAGCGACAGCGTGCGGCGCGCGTTACGCGCGTTGCGTGACGGCAAGCCGGTGATGCTGGCCGCGGACATGGATTTCGGCTTGCGCGATTCGGTGTTCGTGCCGTTTTTCGGCGTGCCGGCCTGCACACTGACCTCCGTCTCGCGGATGGCGCGCGCGGCGAATGCGCGCGTGGTGCCGTTCGTGACGGAAGTGCTGCCGGATTATCGCGGCTACAAGCTCACGATTTTCGACGCGTTGAGCGATTTCCCGTCCGACGACGTGACCGTCGACGCTCGGCGCATTACCGAGTTTCTCGAGACGCAGGTGAGGCGGATTCCTGATCAATATTATTGGGTGCATAAGCGGTTTAAGAATCGGCCGGCGGGGGAGGCGGGGGTTTATTGA